One Sphingobacteruim zhuxiongii DNA window includes the following coding sequences:
- a CDS encoding ABC transporter substrate-binding protein has translation MISVQNHQQPLSGNKLKQNFSRNTVFAAALGIALAVSSCTPKVGVLRSPDVYGGAVGSEKSKEEKTEEKKAEEAKKAEAANKSIALLLPFQLDRVVVNSMSGEDVKRSALALDFYQGFQLGMNEATKKGGEYALKVMDTQDSELRNVSLAASKDVQEATLIVGPVYPKEIRSFGKGQSNKKVLQVNPLAAAMPTEFNQGNLVSITPPIRIHMRAVATEVASKYSAGDVVLVFDARDNDHRQYIAGIDEEIKKVNPAIVVKHVASVAALTAAMPDLETAFVITGTTEKNQLRSLISGLDAKVREGFDIKLFGHPLWDRFDFTPYSNFYRMDPTITGESHLKVWSTEVQNFQRNYKAQFKVDPSDYAYKGYDAGKYFTNVLNKYGADYADKLQNEEFNGIFSHYKFRYNPQWGYVNEGVLLKTYRNGSFQ, from the coding sequence ATGATATCAGTTCAAAACCACCAGCAACCATTGAGTGGGAATAAACTAAAACAAAACTTTTCTAGAAATACGGTATTCGCAGCAGCGCTAGGTATAGCGCTTGCTGTGAGTTCTTGTACTCCAAAAGTTGGCGTGCTACGCTCACCGGATGTATATGGTGGAGCAGTAGGTAGTGAGAAGAGCAAAGAAGAAAAAACTGAGGAGAAAAAGGCTGAAGAAGCGAAGAAAGCAGAGGCAGCTAACAAAAGCATCGCGCTACTGTTGCCATTCCAATTAGACCGTGTCGTGGTGAATTCTATGAGCGGGGAAGATGTTAAACGTTCGGCGCTAGCGCTAGATTTTTATCAAGGCTTTCAATTGGGTATGAATGAAGCAACAAAGAAAGGCGGAGAATACGCTTTGAAGGTTATGGATACTCAAGATAGCGAATTGCGTAATGTTTCTTTAGCAGCGTCTAAAGATGTGCAAGAAGCAACGCTAATTGTAGGTCCTGTCTATCCAAAGGAAATCCGATCATTCGGAAAGGGGCAAAGCAACAAAAAAGTGCTACAGGTAAACCCACTTGCAGCAGCCATGCCGACCGAATTTAATCAAGGTAACTTAGTGTCAATTACGCCCCCAATTCGCATCCATATGCGTGCTGTTGCTACAGAGGTAGCCTCGAAATATAGCGCAGGGGATGTTGTATTAGTATTTGATGCACGCGATAACGATCACCGTCAATATATTGCAGGAATCGATGAGGAAATTAAAAAAGTAAATCCAGCGATTGTTGTTAAACACGTAGCTTCTGTTGCTGCATTGACAGCGGCAATGCCTGATCTGGAGACTGCATTCGTGATTACAGGAACGACTGAGAAAAACCAATTACGTTCATTAATATCTGGCTTAGATGCCAAAGTTCGTGAAGGATTTGATATCAAGTTATTTGGTCATCCTCTTTGGGATAGATTTGACTTCACGCCTTATTCGAACTTCTATAGAATGGATCCGACCATTACAGGTGAAAGCCATTTGAAAGTGTGGAGTACAGAAGTGCAGAATTTCCAACGCAACTATAAAGCGCAGTTTAAAGTAGACCCTTCAGATTATGCCTATAAAGGCTATGACGCAGGTAAATACTTTACAAACGTATTAAATAAATACGGCGCAGACTACGCTGATAAATTACAGAATGAAGAATTCAATGGTATATTTAGTCACTACAAATTCAGATACAATCCACAATGGGGTTATGTAAATGAAGGAGTATTACTAAAGACATACCGAAACGGTTCTTTCCAATAA
- a CDS encoding RsmB/NOP family class I SAM-dependent RNA methyltransferase — protein sequence MEHNSRRVQQQVRNFERTLEGYQYQEPFSRYLTQFYKQNKQMGSSDRRMNSRYCYNLFRLGKAFAENELIERLAIAEFLCEKESALVQEFKPDWLTNDYPILNDKIQFITAQYGEFLDAVFPLPEHLSSSINSQEFISSHFIQPDLFIRVKRGSEQIVKAELQKKELPFTEVSDRTIALPNGLNLQSMSSIQGLYEVQDLSSQQSLNAVEAKPNESWWDACAASGGKSLLLLDQYPSINLMVSDVRASILRNLDERFDIAGIKKPYRRKILDLSNPVDHIMAKERFDGIIIDAPCSGSGTWGRTPEMLSKFQLADLNTYSTLQKAIVRNAIPYLKSGSSLIYITCSVFQDENEHIVDYIENELNLKLESMTPILGYDRRADSMFTAKFIKP from the coding sequence TTGGAGCATAATAGCAGACGCGTTCAACAGCAAGTACGCAATTTCGAGCGTACATTAGAAGGGTATCAATACCAAGAACCTTTCTCCCGATATTTAACACAGTTTTATAAACAAAATAAGCAGATGGGGTCATCCGATAGAAGGATGAACTCCAGATACTGCTATAATCTGTTCCGTTTAGGAAAAGCATTTGCAGAAAATGAACTTATCGAACGCTTAGCAATCGCCGAGTTTCTTTGTGAAAAGGAAAGTGCGCTCGTGCAAGAGTTTAAACCAGATTGGTTGACAAATGATTATCCTATCTTAAACGATAAGATTCAGTTTATCACAGCCCAATATGGGGAGTTTCTAGATGCCGTATTCCCTCTTCCTGAACATTTGTCAAGCTCGATCAATAGCCAAGAATTTATAAGTTCTCATTTTATACAACCTGATTTATTTATTCGTGTAAAGCGTGGTAGCGAACAAATCGTGAAAGCGGAGCTTCAAAAGAAAGAATTGCCATTTACGGAAGTTTCAGATCGAACAATTGCGCTGCCTAATGGACTTAACTTGCAATCGATGAGTTCTATACAGGGCTTATATGAAGTTCAAGACTTATCCTCTCAACAAAGCTTAAATGCAGTCGAAGCGAAACCAAATGAAAGCTGGTGGGATGCATGTGCAGCCTCAGGAGGCAAATCGCTATTGTTGTTAGATCAATACCCTTCGATTAACCTGATGGTCTCTGATGTTCGCGCTAGCATACTCAGAAACTTGGATGAAAGATTCGATATCGCTGGGATCAAAAAGCCTTATCGAAGGAAAATATTAGACCTCAGTAACCCTGTCGATCATATCATGGCAAAAGAGCGCTTTGACGGCATTATTATCGATGCCCCTTGTTCAGGTTCAGGAACCTGGGGAAGAACGCCAGAGATGCTCTCAAAATTCCAATTAGCGGATTTAAACACATACTCTACCTTGCAGAAAGCAATCGTTAGAAATGCTATTCCTTATCTGAAGTCCGGCTCCTCATTAATCTACATCACATGTTCTGTTTTTCAAGATGAAAATGAACATATAGTAGATTATATAGAAAATGAACTTAACCTTAAATTGGAGAGCATGACACCTATTTTAGGCTATGATCGTCGTGCCGATTCCATGTTCACAGCTAAGTTCATCAAGCCTTAA
- a CDS encoding universal stress protein: protein MSATQFNRILLAVDESPCSERAVNYAKGIVSDLKPSLALVTVVPPTSPTSYGVDPLLGQQPIIIPEVSEIQQQAAQKFLDDLAVEFAGASETFTFNRIGDVRDEVLQVAKEWTADLIIVGTNGRTGFDHFLSGSVSEAIIRKATCPVLVIPLHCD from the coding sequence ATGAGCGCTACACAGTTTAACAGAATATTATTAGCGGTTGATGAAAGTCCATGTTCAGAACGTGCTGTCAACTACGCAAAAGGGATCGTTTCAGACTTAAAACCTTCACTGGCATTAGTGACTGTGGTACCTCCGACCTCCCCTACAAGTTATGGTGTTGACCCTTTACTTGGCCAGCAACCTATAATCATTCCAGAGGTTTCAGAGATTCAACAGCAGGCGGCACAGAAGTTTTTGGATGACTTAGCAGTTGAATTTGCTGGAGCGTCCGAGACATTTACGTTTAATCGTATTGGTGATGTTCGCGATGAAGTATTGCAAGTTGCCAAAGAATGGACGGCGGATTTGATTATCGTCGGCACGAACGGACGTACGGGTTTTGATCATTTTCTATCCGGCTCTGTTTCCGAAGCAATTATTCGAAAAGCAACTTGTCCGGTATTAGTAATTCCTTTGCACTGCGATTAA